From Paenibacillus physcomitrellae, the proteins below share one genomic window:
- the tgt gene encoding tRNA guanosine(34) transglycosylase Tgt, with product MAAAITYEHIKTCKQSGARLGRVHTPHGVIETPIFMPVGTLATVKTMSPEELKEMEAQIILSNTYHLFLRPGHEIVREAGGLHKFMNWDRAILTDSGGFQVFSLSDMRKITEEGVHFRSHLNGDKLFLSPEKAMEIQNALGSDIMMAFDECAPYPAEHKYVKDSLERTTRWAERCLESHARPQDQGLFGIVQGGMFEDLRKQSARDLTSLDFPGYAIGGLSVGEPKHLMYEVLDYTVPLLPSNKPRYLMGVGSPDALIEGAIRGVDMFDCVLPTRIARNGTTMTSQGRLVVRNAQYARDFGPLDPECDCYTCRNYSRAYLRHLIKSDETFGLRLTTYHNLHFLLNLMKQVRQAIMDDRLLDFRDEFFEKYGLFGNEKGF from the coding sequence TTGGCAGCAGCGATTACTTACGAACATATTAAAACCTGCAAGCAGTCCGGGGCCAGACTCGGGCGTGTTCATACGCCCCACGGCGTAATCGAAACGCCGATCTTTATGCCGGTGGGCACGCTGGCAACGGTGAAGACGATGAGTCCGGAAGAACTGAAGGAAATGGAAGCGCAAATTATTTTGTCCAACACGTACCATCTGTTTCTTCGTCCGGGCCATGAAATTGTCCGCGAAGCCGGAGGCTTGCACAAATTCATGAACTGGGACCGCGCGATCCTGACGGACAGCGGCGGCTTTCAGGTATTTTCGCTTAGCGACATGAGAAAAATCACCGAAGAAGGCGTCCACTTCCGTTCTCATCTGAACGGAGACAAGCTGTTCCTTTCTCCGGAAAAAGCCATGGAAATCCAGAACGCCCTCGGCTCGGATATCATGATGGCTTTTGATGAATGCGCCCCTTATCCGGCGGAACATAAATACGTGAAAGATTCGCTTGAACGTACCACAAGATGGGCGGAAAGATGCCTGGAAAGCCACGCCCGGCCTCAGGATCAAGGCTTGTTCGGCATCGTGCAGGGTGGGATGTTTGAGGACCTGCGCAAGCAGAGCGCACGTGATTTGACTTCCCTGGATTTTCCGGGTTATGCTATTGGTGGACTGAGTGTAGGCGAGCCTAAACATCTTATGTATGAAGTGCTCGATTACACGGTGCCTTTACTGCCGAGTAACAAACCCCGCTACTTGATGGGGGTAGGTTCACCGGATGCGCTTATAGAAGGCGCGATCCGCGGCGTGGACATGTTTGACTGCGTGCTTCCGACCCGGATCGCCCGCAACGGCACAACCATGACCAGCCAAGGAAGACTGGTGGTTCGCAATGCCCAGTATGCCCGCGATTTCGGTCCGCTGGATCCGGAATGCGATTGCTATACATGCCGCAATTATTCGCGTGCATACCTTCGTCACTTGATCAAGAGCGATGAAACGTTTGGCCTGCGCTTAACCACTTACCATAATCTGCATTTCCTGCTCAATCTGATGAAACAGGTTCGTCAGGCGATTATGGACGACAGGCTGCTGGACTTCCGGGATGAATTTTTCGAGAAGTACGGTCTGTTCGGAAATGAGAAAGGGTTTTAA
- the spoVB gene encoding stage V sporulation protein B translates to MNKQSFIRGTMILLAAGIVNRILGFIPRILLPRVIGAEGVGLYQLGYPFFLVLVTIISGGIPLAIAKLIAEAESEGKPEKSRAVLRTSLILSGAAGLVCMILSLLAAPWLMRNVLTDGRVYPSFISMSPMILIVAISSVFRGYFQGKQNMIPSASSSILETLARILCQLWFASLFLPMGIAYAAAGAMLGVLAGEMIALLSLLWQFFMHRRKESQDQQKLQSQLAPLPPGTAAKAAAQTGFMYTLRRILRIAIPVTGGRLVGSLSYLLESITTAQSLAIAGVATAVATAQYGALQGMVIPVLLLPGALTTSLAISLVPSLAEAQARGDKKTIHKRLHQSLRLALVTGAPFAVVMYVLAEPLCQLLYNNSDIAGMLKVMAPFALFMYVQAPLQATLQALDKPGTALTNTLIGAIIKIGLILYLASNPSLGIYGAIIASIANIITVTLLHGAAVARALQYRFPLMDAVKVICAMLIMAGCASYLYHEIPFTPSASALIQFICSASAAFVLYLVLTFATGLIDRFDLQRVPIFGRWFR, encoded by the coding sequence TTGAACAAACAATCTTTTATTCGCGGAACTATGATTCTGCTTGCTGCAGGCATTGTAAACCGTATCTTGGGCTTTATCCCCCGCATTCTATTGCCCAGAGTCATCGGCGCGGAAGGCGTGGGTCTGTACCAGCTGGGCTATCCCTTTTTCCTGGTGCTGGTCACCATTATTTCCGGCGGCATTCCCCTTGCCATTGCCAAGCTGATCGCGGAGGCGGAATCGGAGGGCAAACCCGAGAAATCCAGAGCCGTGCTGCGTACCAGCCTGATTCTTTCCGGCGCTGCGGGTTTGGTCTGTATGATTCTTTCCCTGCTCGCCGCCCCTTGGCTGATGAGAAACGTGCTCACGGACGGACGGGTTTATCCTTCTTTCATCAGTATGAGCCCTATGATTCTGATCGTTGCCATTTCTTCTGTCTTTCGTGGTTATTTCCAGGGAAAACAAAATATGATCCCATCGGCCAGCTCCTCCATTTTGGAGACCCTTGCCCGTATCTTGTGCCAGCTTTGGTTCGCTTCCCTGTTCCTTCCGATGGGCATTGCTTACGCGGCTGCAGGTGCTATGCTGGGTGTCCTAGCCGGTGAAATGATTGCTTTGCTTTCGCTGCTTTGGCAGTTTTTCATGCACCGCAGGAAGGAATCACAAGACCAGCAGAAGCTGCAATCCCAGCTTGCCCCTCTCCCGCCCGGCACTGCGGCTAAAGCGGCTGCACAGACGGGGTTTATGTATACGCTTCGCCGCATTTTAAGAATCGCCATCCCCGTCACCGGCGGCCGGCTGGTTGGATCGCTGTCTTACCTGCTTGAATCCATCACTACGGCCCAAAGCCTTGCCATTGCCGGCGTCGCAACCGCAGTTGCCACGGCGCAGTACGGGGCTCTTCAGGGAATGGTCATCCCTGTGCTTCTGCTGCCAGGTGCACTTACGACCTCTTTGGCGATTTCACTGGTGCCCTCCTTGGCGGAAGCACAAGCCAGAGGAGATAAGAAAACGATACACAAACGGCTTCATCAGTCTCTCCGGCTGGCGCTTGTCACCGGTGCCCCGTTTGCAGTTGTGATGTATGTATTGGCTGAACCGCTCTGCCAGCTTCTTTATAACAACAGCGATATTGCCGGCATGCTGAAAGTGATGGCTCCGTTTGCTTTGTTTATGTACGTTCAGGCCCCTTTGCAAGCTACGCTGCAGGCTTTGGACAAACCCGGGACGGCCCTCACCAATACCTTGATCGGGGCGATTATCAAAATCGGTCTGATCCTTTATCTCGCCTCAAATCCGTCACTTGGGATCTATGGAGCCATTATTGCCAGCATCGCCAACATTATCACTGTTACTTTACTGCATGGTGCCGCTGTCGCGCGAGCGCTTCAATACCGCTTTCCGCTCATGGATGCTGTCAAAGTGATCTGCGCGATGCTCATAATGGCAGGCTGCGCCAGCTATTTGTATCATGAAATTCCGTTTACGCCTTCGGCATCGGCACTCATACAATTTATCTGCTCGGCTTCTGCTGCATTTGTCCTTTACCTGGTTCTAACCTTTGCCACAGGACTCATTGATCGATTCGACCTGCAGCGGGTCCCAATCTTTGGAAGATGGTTTCGATGA
- a CDS encoding phosphatase PAP2 family protein — protein sequence MYFISGLTVFMTAVLIYAGTGRNPLIAAYRFVYELLHSWRFLFVFIAMSCVLLVNKYELKLESLMSSERKDFTSVFFGIEGHFGRDFQQLFHHVWVSQISAFFYVILLQSVLVASIGIYASQRNKVFLIASCYTVLLNYLIAIPFFLFFPISEVWSYAPAGVSFYMLEAFPKFEEIYRPLSGLDNCFPSLHTAISVSMAILAVRSGNRRWAAIACTIAVVIIFSIFYMGIHWLTDMIGGLLLSAISTTIAVHWASRTVRHTEAKPLMFQQR from the coding sequence ATGTATTTTATATCTGGCTTAACCGTCTTCATGACCGCTGTCCTCATTTACGCGGGCACAGGCCGGAATCCCTTGATTGCCGCTTATCGTTTTGTATATGAACTGCTCCATTCCTGGAGGTTCCTGTTTGTATTCATCGCTATGAGCTGCGTGCTTTTGGTTAACAAATATGAATTAAAGCTGGAAAGCTTGATGTCATCGGAACGAAAGGACTTTACCTCTGTTTTTTTCGGAATCGAGGGGCATTTTGGCCGTGATTTTCAGCAATTGTTCCACCATGTCTGGGTCTCTCAGATATCGGCCTTTTTCTACGTCATTCTCCTGCAGTCCGTCTTGGTAGCTTCCATCGGAATCTATGCAAGTCAGCGTAACAAGGTTTTTTTAATTGCCTCTTGCTATACGGTGCTGCTGAATTATTTGATTGCTATCCCGTTTTTCCTATTTTTCCCGATCAGCGAGGTATGGTCCTACGCCCCTGCTGGCGTTAGTTTTTATATGCTCGAGGCTTTCCCGAAATTCGAGGAGATTTATAGACCGCTCTCCGGCTTGGATAACTGCTTTCCAAGCCTGCATACCGCGATCTCGGTCTCTATGGCCATTTTGGCCGTCCGTTCCGGGAACCGCAGGTGGGCGGCAATTGCCTGCACGATCGCTGTCGTCATCATTTTCTCCATCTTCTATATGGGCATCCACTGGCTGACGGATATGATCGGCGGACTTCTTCTATCCGCAATTTCAACGACTATTGCCGTTCATTGGGCCTCCCGGACGGTTCGTCATACCGAAGCCAAACCTTTGATGTTCCAGCAGCGCTGA
- a CDS encoding SpoIID/LytB domain-containing protein produces the protein MKFNRRLTGLMKWSKGLGAGILMFGALCVPVSADDSVDPVQDRIRVAMFLDLGSTYKSTTPSVTLLPATEVSAGPGTADSYTNWIQSSAGKQVKFSVNGFRIKALQTSDFSTAASAAKKLQATANKPLLFSEDAGGKTVYQLYTGMYATADDANKAISSVSSTLGSLLGSQKPEVRGKLYLSAGNFSSAYDAQSLREQIHAQGLDAWEVLTPGAGGKPAYSVWIGEASTEAQLAAAKAAVSAKLPNLQLSPVDAVSPALIIQSDVTSDLSTPVNIPLYIVTGTGTKLWVDAGPSGITQVKERSSRKYRGGFEISMVNGQLAFVNELPMEQYLYSVVGGEVSASWPLESLKAQAVAARSYALFQSPTKFTVAGVVDTTLSQVYSGVGTEADSIIQAVDSTAGEVLKSGGKVIEGLFSANSGGMTADPSEVWGNPAPVYAAVPSTEDQVASASLKKWYHVLLSSGKSGYVREDNTKLTGASTAAGLKYLTVTANNTNVRPQPLVQSGADPVAQMDPGDQAVVLEQVDESGSYAWIRGPFSSSQLVTSMKGKVSGTIPASVTSLEVTKRGPSGRATEVKANGQVLKVKYPDLFRSTFGSLPSTLFDIVETGRYTVQGAGGQTGKGTAAPGTTVLSASGKTSLSGGGLVVMSGDGQARVVDQSNAFLFIGQGNGHGLGMSQWGAKGMADAGYDYQSILQHYYQNVTITKD, from the coding sequence ATGAAATTTAACAGAAGGTTAACCGGCTTGATGAAGTGGAGCAAAGGGCTCGGAGCCGGAATACTCATGTTTGGAGCTTTATGCGTGCCGGTTTCGGCAGATGATTCGGTTGATCCGGTGCAGGATCGGATCAGGGTTGCCATGTTTCTGGATCTAGGGAGCACCTATAAGTCAACCACCCCTTCCGTTACTCTGTTACCTGCAACTGAAGTGAGCGCGGGTCCGGGAACAGCGGATAGTTATACAAATTGGATTCAGTCCAGTGCAGGGAAACAGGTGAAATTCAGCGTCAACGGGTTTCGGATCAAAGCGCTGCAAACGTCTGATTTTAGCACGGCTGCTTCGGCGGCCAAAAAACTTCAAGCTACGGCAAATAAGCCGCTTTTGTTCTCTGAAGATGCCGGAGGTAAGACGGTTTATCAGTTATATACCGGTATGTATGCAACCGCCGATGATGCTAATAAAGCTATAAGCTCGGTTTCCAGCACACTGGGAAGTTTGCTGGGTTCTCAGAAACCGGAAGTACGGGGAAAACTGTATCTTTCTGCCGGAAATTTCAGTTCGGCTTATGATGCGCAGTCCCTGCGCGAGCAAATCCATGCCCAGGGACTCGATGCCTGGGAGGTGCTGACGCCTGGGGCGGGGGGCAAGCCTGCCTATTCCGTCTGGATTGGGGAGGCCTCAACGGAAGCGCAGCTTGCAGCTGCTAAAGCAGCTGTCTCTGCAAAGCTGCCTAATCTGCAGCTGTCTCCGGTAGATGCAGTCTCACCGGCTTTGATCATTCAAAGCGATGTGACCTCCGATTTAAGCACGCCTGTTAATATTCCGCTTTATATAGTAACAGGTACCGGCACCAAGCTGTGGGTGGATGCAGGTCCAAGCGGCATCACTCAGGTCAAAGAAAGATCCAGCCGCAAATATCGCGGCGGATTCGAAATCAGCATGGTGAACGGACAACTTGCGTTCGTGAATGAACTGCCTATGGAGCAATATTTGTACTCCGTTGTAGGGGGAGAGGTCTCCGCTTCCTGGCCGCTGGAGTCGCTTAAAGCGCAGGCCGTGGCTGCGCGGAGCTACGCGTTGTTTCAATCTCCAACCAAGTTTACTGTCGCTGGGGTAGTTGATACGACGCTCAGCCAGGTTTATTCCGGCGTGGGGACAGAGGCGGACAGCATCATTCAAGCCGTCGATAGTACGGCCGGTGAAGTGTTGAAAAGCGGAGGCAAAGTTATAGAAGGACTTTTCTCCGCTAATAGCGGAGGCATGACGGCTGATCCTTCCGAGGTTTGGGGGAATCCGGCTCCGGTATATGCGGCTGTTCCAAGCACGGAAGATCAGGTTGCTTCCGCCAGCTTGAAGAAATGGTATCATGTACTTCTGAGCAGTGGTAAATCCGGCTACGTACGGGAAGATAATACGAAGCTGACCGGCGCTTCGACCGCCGCCGGCCTTAAATATTTAACGGTAACGGCCAACAACACCAATGTGCGGCCGCAGCCACTCGTTCAATCAGGTGCAGATCCGGTTGCTCAAATGGACCCGGGCGATCAGGCGGTCGTGCTTGAGCAGGTGGATGAATCAGGTTCTTATGCTTGGATTCGCGGACCTTTCAGTTCAAGCCAGCTTGTGACTAGCATGAAAGGCAAGGTTTCCGGCACGATCCCAGCCTCTGTTACGTCACTGGAAGTGACAAAGCGGGGGCCTTCGGGACGTGCTACAGAGGTAAAGGCCAACGGTCAGGTGCTGAAGGTCAAATACCCGGATTTGTTCCGCTCCACGTTTGGCAGCCTGCCTAGCACGCTATTTGATATTGTAGAGACAGGAAGGTATACTGTACAGGGTGCAGGCGGACAAACCGGAAAAGGCACCGCGGCACCTGGCACAACGGTGCTGTCGGCCTCTGGCAAAACCAGCTTGTCCGGTGGCGGACTCGTTGTAATGAGCGGAGACGGACAAGCCCGAGTGGTGGATCAGTCGAACGCTTTCCTCTTTATCGGCCAGGGCAACGGTCATGGACTTGGCATGTCCCAATGGGGAGCCAAAGGAATGGCGGACGCCGGGTATGATTACCAGAGCATTTTGCAACACTATTATCAGAATGTAACGATTACGAAGGACTGA
- the queA gene encoding tRNA preQ1(34) S-adenosylmethionine ribosyltransferase-isomerase QueA encodes MDVELYDFELPEHLIAQTPLLDRTASRLLTLNKETGHIEHHQFSHILEELKPGDTLVLNDTRVLPARLFGTKEDTGAKAEVLLLKNLSGDKWETLVKPGKKLKKGSVIVFGDELKALVEEEGEMGGRVLNFQYSGIFNEILDRLGQMPLPPYIKEKLEDKERYQTVYARHEGSAAAPTAGLHFTEELLDQIRAKGVTIAFVTLHVGLGTFRPMSVDRVEDHVMHEEYYILPQETADILNETKARGGRVVAVGTTSARTLETVAGKCEDGNIVKSSGWTGIFIYPGYQFRLVDCLITNFHLPKSTLVMLVSALAGRERILKAYQEAIEREYRFFSFGDAMLIY; translated from the coding sequence ATGGATGTAGAATTATATGATTTCGAGCTGCCGGAGCATCTGATTGCGCAGACTCCACTGCTGGATCGTACAGCTTCACGGCTGCTTACTTTAAATAAAGAAACCGGCCATATCGAGCACCATCAATTCTCGCATATCCTGGAAGAGTTGAAACCGGGCGATACTTTGGTGCTTAACGATACAAGAGTGCTGCCGGCACGGCTGTTTGGCACCAAAGAAGATACGGGGGCCAAAGCTGAAGTGCTGCTGCTGAAGAACTTGTCGGGGGACAAGTGGGAAACGCTTGTTAAACCCGGGAAGAAGCTCAAGAAAGGTTCGGTCATCGTCTTCGGCGATGAACTGAAAGCTTTAGTGGAAGAAGAAGGCGAAATGGGCGGCCGGGTGCTGAATTTTCAGTACAGCGGCATCTTTAATGAAATTCTGGATCGGCTGGGCCAAATGCCGCTGCCTCCTTACATTAAGGAGAAATTGGAGGATAAGGAACGTTATCAAACCGTATATGCCCGTCATGAAGGCTCGGCGGCTGCTCCGACAGCGGGACTGCATTTTACAGAGGAACTGCTGGACCAGATTCGCGCCAAAGGAGTTACGATTGCTTTTGTAACGCTTCATGTGGGGCTGGGAACCTTCCGTCCGATGTCGGTTGACCGGGTGGAAGATCATGTCATGCACGAAGAATATTATATTTTGCCGCAGGAAACGGCCGATATTCTGAATGAGACGAAAGCGCGGGGCGGCCGGGTGGTTGCGGTAGGAACAACTTCGGCACGTACGCTGGAGACGGTAGCTGGCAAATGTGAAGACGGGAACATCGTCAAATCCAGCGGCTGGACTGGTATTTTCATTTATCCGGGTTACCAGTTCCGTTTGGTGGACTGCCTGATTACCAATTTCCATCTGCCGAAATCCACGCTGGTGATGCTGGTCAGCGCGCTCGCTGGAAGAGAACGGATTCTCAAGGCGTACCAGGAAGCAATCGAACGGGAATACCGCTTCTTCAGCTTTGGAGACGCCATGTTGATTTATTAA
- a CDS encoding TIGR04086 family membrane protein, which yields MEHIRRFMPFRIAGPTLSGLWYAYLWMMLGALFLSLLLKWSPLEETSLSTFTYVIHALSLLIGSFVSGKRSERKGWYQGAITGILYAILLFVISFLALDSTFKGGDFFYFIPAFLIGAIGGIFGKNARKN from the coding sequence ATGGAACACATCCGTCGCTTTATGCCTTTCCGCATTGCCGGCCCCACACTTTCCGGACTGTGGTATGCCTATTTATGGATGATGCTCGGCGCTTTGTTTCTCTCTTTGCTGCTTAAATGGTCCCCGCTTGAAGAAACCAGTCTATCCACCTTTACGTATGTCATTCACGCTTTGTCCTTGCTTATCGGCAGCTTTGTATCGGGCAAAAGAAGCGAACGTAAAGGCTGGTACCAAGGAGCTATCACAGGTATCCTTTATGCGATCTTGCTATTTGTGATCAGCTTCCTTGCACTGGACTCCACATTCAAGGGCGGCGACTTCTTCTATTTCATCCCGGCCTTCCTGATCGGAGCTATCGGTGGAATTTTCGGGAAAAATGCAAGAAAAAACTAA
- the yajC gene encoding preprotein translocase subunit YajC yields the protein MFQYAAAQGGNGIVGIIVPFVIMFAVFYFLLIRPQQKKQKNRNSMLRELKKGDKIVTIGGLHGTIVELTNDIVVIRVNDVTKMTFDRSAISHSVASSATE from the coding sequence ATGTTTCAGTATGCAGCAGCTCAAGGGGGTAACGGGATCGTCGGGATCATCGTTCCTTTTGTCATCATGTTTGCCGTATTCTATTTTCTGCTGATCCGTCCGCAGCAAAAGAAACAGAAAAATCGTAACTCCATGCTTAGAGAGCTGAAAAAAGGGGACAAGATCGTAACGATCGGAGGACTCCACGGCACGATTGTAGAATTGACCAACGATATTGTTGTCATTCGCGTTAACGATGTAACGAAAATGACGTTTGACCGCAGTGCGATCAGTCACAGCGTTGCGTCTTCAGCAACCGAGTAG